TGTCATGTGTTTGAAATTGGTCAAAGCTGAAACAAGTAAATGACTGAAAGATTATCAATAAAATAACTCGCTTGAAAATTTACTCTTTACAAATACCAAGAATGGAAAAGACATCCCAAAGGGAAATCCATGACTATCAATTTTAGACAAGAATGATATGCTACTTTATGCCATATGAGAATGAGGACATGGTCTCACTTCTGAAATGCCACCTTTATGCACTCAATTGAGTTGGGTAGGAAGGACTGGCAGGTAAAGATGCCAGAATCCTGGTAAATAGTTACATTCCAATGACAGTTCTACTGAGGACTAGAAGGGCTTTGGCAAGTAGAGAGATGCTTATTTTTAGGATGTTCATATTGTGTATGTTACAAATTCATGAACCTAAATGACTATTAACTCTGAACCATAGAAATAAAACGCCAACATGTACAAGCTACATTAATGTAACTCAAGTTCACTTCTCGCAAATCTAATTGAAGAAAAAACCGATAGATTTGTTCAGCAACTTTGACTATTTGAGTATGGGTGAAACTTCTGAGCAGTAAAGCATAATATTTCTataattcttttctttcttctaccTCTGCAGTTTGCTAAGAAGGTAAGCAGTCCCAGTTCGGACACAAAATACCACTGGTGGAAATAAAGCCCTCACTGCAGAGGCGAAGGGAACCAGAGCTCTAAATCCAACGCTACACTATGCTACACAACTGGGGCAAGTACTTTGTAATAGAGCACAATGTGAAAGAACCTTCAGCCTCTATTCTTGAAAAGTCTCCTGCTCAAAGCGCTCCCTTACATCAAGAAGAATGCTCAAATACTTGTACATGTTGCTCTGAACCATCAGCTTGATATGTTGAACTTCTTCAGCAGTAAACTTGTTCCCATACAAAAGCTTCCTAGAAGAAAATGAGTATATTAATAATATAAAGCAAGTTCAATCAAGCACTTAATGACTAAAGAAAGTCCATATTTACAAATGCATTTCATTTAACCCGCAAATTGCAATATGCTACAGGGCAGAGCAGGAAGCATGGACAGCCAGGAAAGAGAAGAGGAACTGAATTAAAGACATACAAACAAGTACATTGCCAACCATTAACCTAGATAAATTGCCATGAGACCAAATACTCATATCGTCTCAAACTTGGATTTTCAGCTTTCTCTTCTGTTTTACATGTCCACACATGTTTAAAATACATGAAGTTCTAATTTGTAATGTAGAGGTTTTCTGGATTTCAATTCAATTTGGTTGCTGGTGCAGGTACTTCTTTCAAGATGCCCTAAGACAGGTTTCCAGAAAACTGTTATTTCTAGTAAAGCTGAAAGGAACATAATGTTGAGATTAAAAATCTATGATGTTGGCATATAATACCAACGCCAACATGTTGGAACAACCAATATCTTGTTTATCTATAATGGTGACAACTTCATTTTGGGCCCTACAAGAAGTAAGGAAGTTATCAGTCATGATTAGAAAGACTACACTGGCCCACAACCCCACACTGCTCATCACACTTCCCGGCCAATCTTCCTATACAAGTATACATGGCCAATCAAATTGCACCAGTTAATGAAACCAAGGGCATAAAGTTTTCTAGTAAACAACAACCCCTAACCTTGTGCTAGCATTATTTTGGTTGGAAAGAAGCTTTAAACTCTTTATCAGGAAGTGGACCATCTAACCTTATGCTGAATTGTCTCCTACAAGAAGGACAGTAAGAGGCTCTAGATTCGGAAGACATCCATCCAGTGTTGCGCACTAATGAGGGATTTCAATATTTAGTCCAAGCCTCAGCTTCTTCTCATTGATGATACTTCTTCCATCCCATTATATATAACGGCATTTGACTGGACATGAAGTTCCAGATGTTAATTTGACTTTATATAATGGAACCGGAACAAACCATTAAAATAATGGTTGAAAAGTTAGTACGAACAAGAACATCACATCAAAGTTTAAAATTcgaatagtaaaaatattttgaattcatGAAGTGTGTAGAATAATATTATTACAGGAATAATGAATGCCTTGGGACATTCCAAGATGGAATAAGTTATACAAATAGGGATGGAGGGAGAAAACAACTCTATGATTATTTCATCTATGCATAGCTTATATCAAAGGTTACCATAATATGACTGAATAACATTTTCTGTTCTTACACTTTGTTGTATGTTTTTGTTTAGAAGGAACTTTCTGAAGCAGAGAAAACAAtccaatacaacaacaacaaacccagtgaaatcccacatgtggggtctggggagggtagtgtgtacgcagtcCTTACCCCTACCCAGAGAaagcagagaggttgtttccggtagACTCTCGCCTCAAAAAAAGATGCAAAGGTAAAGAGGAAAAAAAGGCTCAGGAAAGGTAAAAAGCAGGGAATAACAATAAGCAGCAGAGAAAACAATCCAATGATGCAAAAAATTTACTAGCAGCAAATGAAATGTAACAATCAAGCAGTTTCTATTTCCTTAAACAAATGAAAAAGAGCAGACAAATGAGCAAGCTGTATACTGACATTTCGAACATTAATACATATGCAGAAACATGGCAGAAATTGTCAGGAAAATTTCTAAGGGATGCCATATATAGAAGCTTGACTTCAGCTACAAAAAAGTAAATGAAGAACAAACATTTCTTCTAGCAAGCCGTATGCAAAAGACAACTTAGACAGATCGATAAAGGTAATACCTGTTTGAAAATAGTGCTTTTTCCTGAACTTTCAAGTCCAAGTAAAAGTAGCTTCTGAACCTTGTTTTTGCTCTAAATAATTTGTAACAGTGGTACAATTGCTAGGTACATCCCTCTCTCCATTGGCTGACCATGAGGTATGGGCAACGATAGCAGGCAGCAGATAAACCGCGTTGACGTCTCTATAACAAACACAATTGGATATTTAATAAACGACTAGCCTGACTAACAAAGTCAAAAGTTTCATTAATACCTTTTCCCTATGTCACCCCAAATATTGTTGTCCTTCTTCCTCGTACTGACCGTCATTATATACCCCCGAGTGAGTGTCACGAGGGCATTGCACATTTGCAAGGTGAACTAAAGGGTAAGAATGATTCGTTGCAGAAGAGCTGATGAGAATATGTAAAACGTTCCATTTTAACGAGAGAAGAATCATTTAGCCAAGATTAGCTGAATGTGACATagacaaatgcacaattttccAAGTAAACCATCTCATATCAGCATCACAATTGATGGTAATTTGTTTTTCCTAATCTTCATATAGGTTCTCGTAAGAAGACATGCTCAATACCCATATCCTTGGCAAACTCAAGCTTTCTCTTAATGGATTTCTCATCATCATATCCGACCCAAGTTGTACTCAACAGTTAGCACTTAGCATTGTCTTAATTCTATAAGTTATTGCTAATGCAGGATCTTCATGTGGCTGGAATTCATGGCATTCAGCTCATCATACCTCGAAGTACTAGTCTATTGCAGTtcattttcaaaaaaagaaatcCAAAATTCTGCCCTTTTCTTATGTTTGTGTAGTTGTGTTAGTAACATAGGCCAATAAAAACAAACCCTTGGTCACGTAATGATTCATGAAATACTACTTTCAACCTTAAATTTTCATAGTGTAAAAACATGATTATGATTCTGCAATATGAATAGAAGTTTACATAACATTTAGAGCAAGATTTCTTACATGATGATCAGAGAATAAACACACTGTTTCTTAGACATGAAGAACTGTTAACAACTCCTTGGATACTGACAAGTAAAATCCTAACCATGTCTACCAGCAACAAAACAGTTTCAAAATGAAAAAACAGCTGTTAAGTACGTCGCAATCAATACAAACAAGAGGGCACAAAGATCATCCAGAAGAAAAGACAACTGAAGCGTGCAAAGATGATCTTGGAAAGCTTAGGAACTCCTGTTCCACTTTAACATAATCCCGAGGCACATCACTCCCTTCGAATTTGGCAACAATGACCAATTTTTCTAGCACTGTTGCATTCTTGAGCAAATATTTGACCAATCGAAGTACAAGATTATTTCCACTTAGTGGTCCATGAAAGTTAATGATCTTGATGGTCTTTAGGTGTAGCAATGAGCAGTTAACATTATGTGTCTCAACACTCCTGCTCTGTTGAACCTCATTTGTGCAACTTAGCAGCCGGTCCTGCAGGAAAATTCCGCTATATTAACCAGTTATTCTCCTAAGATGGAGTAGAAAGTCAAGGAGTTAATTGTGGATAAAATTAAAAAGGAGATTAGTTTTTAGATTCAAGGAACATGTCAAGTGCTTAGCAAATGTTACAAAGTGGTACATGCAAACAACAAATAGAATGTCAGAAAGCTTCATTGAAGCTGATCCTTCATCTCCTCGCATGAAGGCGAGTATTACTACCCCTTGTTAAACATCTTTACCTACAACTACAACAAAGTTGACTGTAGAACTGGACAACTCAGAGAACTGATAGTAATTTGATGAAGTTTCTGTCAAAGCTACTCAAGCTGAACTATTTCCTTGAGGAAAATAAATTGAGAGCAGATCTAGCAAAGAGAAATGATCAACTTTTAAGACTAAAAAGCAGATCCTGAAATACTTGCAAAGTAGCATTCCAACTTTCAAATGAAGAGTTCAGAATTTGAACTACGCATTCCCTGGAGAAATTTCTTTGACCACATTGAGAAATACTTACCCTGatgggtaaaactaaacacaTATGGCAGCTGCAGACAAACAAAATCACTGAAGCAATTGCACTTCCTTATAGACCCAGATGGTGTCTTGAACATGGTATTAGAAACATTTGGGTGGAAGCCAATTCTTTACTTATTTTAAATGCTGTCAAGGAAGTCGCAAAACCTTCTTGGCACTATGAACCTACTATTGAAGAGATTAAAGAGCTGATTCAAGGTAAAGAAGTCAAGGTGTGGCTGATTCTTTAGTGGGATAGAGCCACCTATTGGACGCAGATAAGAAGTTTTTCAGCTTTCACTCACTACCAAGAGAAGCTAGAGAAAAATGATGATAACAGAGCAATACAAACAATGCAAATAATGCTTTACTATCCCACAACACAGAGAGAAGTTGCAACTGTATGTTTGACAAAGTTAGATAAAAGGTTCTGTCTATTCATAACAGTTTCAGCTATAAATTCAAACACATAGGaacacaaaaatgcaaataattcttATTCTTCAAAGAAGGGAGAACAAACTGAAAGTCTTGAGCTTAAAGACACAGCAAAATGATGCGAACAGAGCTGAActaaaataatttctaaattcCCATTAATTCCAACCCAATGAAAACATATACTAATATTCTCCACAGCTCACAATAAGGCAAAAGGTTGAAATCTTCAAGGGACACATTGTTACAGAGAAGCCAGAGGTGTGGCTGATTCTTTAGCTGGATACAGTCATCTATTGGACCCATAGAAGAAAATTTTCAGCTTTAACTAAACATCAAGAGAAGCTAGGGGGCACTTAAGGGTTGATAAGTGGCAGCCCCTTTCATCCTGAATTCATAAGAAAGCCCAAAGCTTACCTCCAATAATCCAACAAGATGAACTTCCCCCTAAGATCTTCTGCAAGCTCACATGTCACTTGAGAATAGTCCTCACTTTTACCTTTTTAGTTCTTTGGGAAGCAGTGTACAGGGGAACAACTCTCTCCACACGTAAGAAGCTATTGTTGTAAAGCTCATCAAGCACTGAGGCTAGTTGTGTTTCATATTGTAAATCCTTCTATAAAGAAAGACTCTTTTTGCTTACACATCAGAGGTTATATCCTATACTTTTGTCACAGATTGGAGAATCCTCAATCTTCAAATATaccactacaacaacaacaacatacccagtataatcccacaagtggggtctggggagggtaatgtgtatgcagaccttacccctacccggagagatagagaggttgtttccgatagaccctcggctcaagaaagtgTGGAGAGGAAGAgaagggagaagaagaagaagaagaaataggggGGAAGAAAGAAACAAGAAGGAGACAAAGGACGATAAGGCAAAGGGGGGAAATCTTCAAATATACCACTAAGGTGgttcaatttatttttattttttttaagacgAGTGATTTTTCACCTAAAGTACTAAAGATAAGAAATATACTTATATATCGCCCTCTTCTTCCACTAATAGTTGTTTGATAAAAATGAAGTAACAAGAATAAAGGTCTAACCGAAACTTACTATCGTTTCGTAATTGGCCCAGTCAATGACCAACGTCTCAAGCTCCGATGAACTCTGTAGAATGCTGTAAATTCCAGGCAAGTGTTCCAAGGCTGCAAGAAGTTTTAAGTATTTCCAGCTTGAAGGTGGAGATTGCCACCCTTTCAGCTTCAGTATGGAAAGCCACTAATAAACCAAATAGATAAACCACAATATGTCAAAACAAGGAAATGCAGCACATCTAATAAATGACATGAGAAATGTTGAACAATTCATAAAAACAGCTTGGATTATACGAAAGTGTTTTGCCACAAGCACATCAAAGTGTTCAAGGTTGGTTTGGAAATCTAGTTTGATTTTTAAACACTTGGAGAAATCCATTCGCATGACTTAAAGAGTATGATCATTGTAAATCAatccaaattttaaattttttctgtGCATTCCAAACTCTTTATTCTCACAGTTCATCATAAAAGATTTTGTTCAATAGCCATTTTCCAGCAAGATTGGCAACGAGATTTTTATTCTTCAGTAATTAAAAATTTAGTTATCAGATTATCCTAAGTAGTGGCATAGTTAAACTGATGAATTAATAGCAGAAAGAAAATCTGAATTTTGAATAATCCAGAGTATGAATAAACCTTGATGCACCAGGGACCCAATTCAACATTCTCGACATGGGAAACGCTACGAAGAAATTCCTTCAAATATCTACACTCCTTCTCCAAtttctcttcttcatcttcaaatTCAACAAAATCAACATTTAAATTAAGGACTGCAGTGACAAGTGAAGCCACATTGCTCTGCTGCAAGCGTATCTCATCGTATAAGAACCCCGAAAGTACCAAATTTTGAACATACGGGGCAAATATTTCGAGTGAAGGGATATTTTCATCGTGCCACTGGGTATAttcattaatttcatcatttaatatgATCAACTTTCTCAGCTTCACGGAACTGATTACCAAACGACGAATGCCCAAAACATTATCCAGTTCCAAGCTCTCCAATTTAGGGCAACCTAATATTATTTTTTCCATGACACAGTCCGTCAATTTCAGGTGCCCAATTGAAAGAGAAACGAGACTGCTCCAGTTCACACTACCAGAAGGGTTTAACCCGCAGTTTCCCAAAACCAAATTCCTTAACGACGTATTCTTATACGCAAACTGAGGAAACTTATACACGTAATCTGGAAAATTGATAATGCAAAATTTAAGTGTAAACTCTTCAACATTAGCAACCTTAGTTGCAAAATGTACCCAAAAATCCACATCTTTAACAAGATACTCTTTGTATTTAACGGGGAAAACCCTAAATGCTTTGATTTTCTCGCAAGACCTCCAATAATGAAGCTCTCTATTGATGGAAGCTACGAAAGCAAgaattttctttttggttttttcaTCATAGGGGTAATCGGGGACGCCGAAATTGAGTGAAACTGCAACGGACTTCCAAAGAAACCGCCATCTCTGAGATAATACGCTGGTCCTCACAACTTCTTTTCCCTCCGGCAACATAGAGAGGATGTAAAGTAGAATTGCATCGGGCAAATCACTGAGT
This DNA window, taken from Nicotiana tabacum cultivar K326 chromosome 15, ASM71507v2, whole genome shotgun sequence, encodes the following:
- the LOC107825551 gene encoding F-box protein At5g03100 produces the protein MEMQSKIMERGDRDRLSDLPDAILLYILSMLPEGKEVVRTSVLSQRWRFLWKSVAVSLNFGVPDYPYDEKTKKKILAFVASINRELHYWRSCEKIKAFRVFPVKYKEYLVKDVDFWVHFATKVANVEEFTLKFCIINFPDYVYKFPQFAYKNTSLRNLVLGNCGLNPSGSVNWSSLVSLSIGHLKLTDCVMEKIILGCPKLESLELDNVLGIRRLVISSVKLRKLIILNDEINEYTQWHDENIPSLEIFAPYVQNLVLSGFLYDEIRLQQSNVASLVTAVLNLNVDFVEFEDEEEKLEKECRYLKEFLRSVSHVENVELGPWCIKWLSILKLKGWQSPPSSWKYLKLLAALEHLPGIYSILQSSSELETLVIDWANYETIDRLLSCTNEVQQSRSVETHNVNCSLLHLKTIKIINFHGPLSGNNLVLRLVKYLLKNATVLEKLVIVAKFEGSDVPRDYVKVEQEFLSFPRSSLHASVVFSSG